Proteins encoded together in one Ipomoea triloba cultivar NCNSP0323 chromosome 4, ASM357664v1 window:
- the LOC116016655 gene encoding histone H4 yields MSGRGKGGKGLGKGGAKRHRKVLRDNIQGITKPAIRRLARRGGVKRISGLIYEETRGVLKIFLENVIRDAVTYTEHARRKTVTAMDVVYALKRQGRTLYGFGG; encoded by the coding sequence ATGTCGGGTCGGGGAAAAGGAGGCAAGGGATTGGGAAAGGGAGGAGCGAAGCGTCACAGGAAGGTCCTCCGCGATAACATCCAGGGCATAACCAAGCCGGCTATCCGTAGGCTGGCCCGTAGAGGCGGCGTGAAGCGTATCAGCGGGCTGATATACGAGGAGACTCGCGGCGTTTTGAAGATCTTTCTGGAGAATGTGATTAGGGATGCCGTTACCTACACCGAGCACGCCCGACGCAAGACGGTTACTGCCATGGACGTCGTGTATGCGCTGAAAAGGCAGGGCAGGACTCTGTACGGATTCGGTGGTTGA
- the LOC116016185 gene encoding WUSCHEL-related homeobox 3-like encodes MVGGEVTCRPRRWSPTPEQLMVLQELYRRGLRNPNAFQVRTITSHLALYGKIETKNVFYWFQNHKARDRQRLRKTLKQHLRYRPVFARQQPQQPAGTQVQNGCHQNGFTDFCSAFCHLSPRISTFLHQGGGGEEILNMGVPASCDNAGNSMTTRMFDRDWMMLMETGSSSVPRWVDRTPITLQLFPLQATDIKGESSTISSPVSSC; translated from the exons ATGGTTGGTGGTGAAGTCACGTGCCGGCCACGGAGATGGAGTCCGACGCCGGAGCAACTGATGGTGTTGCAGGAGCTTTATCGGAGGGGACTGAGAAACCCCAATGCGTTTCAGGTCCGAACCATAACTTCCCACTTGGCGCTTTATGGGAAGATTGAGACCAAGAACGTGTTTTACTGGTTTCAGAACCACAAAGCTAGGGACAGGCAGAGGCTGAGGAAAACGCTCAAGCAACATCTGCGTTATCGACCGGTGTTTGCTCGACAACAACCGCAACAACCTGCGGGGACCCAGGTTCAGAATGGTTGTCATCAGAATGGTTTTACTGATTTTTGCTCCGCTTTCTGTCACTTATCGCCTCGTATCTCTACATTTCTTCATCAG GGTGGCGGCGGTGAAGAGATACTGAACATGGGTGTTCCAGCATCATGCGACAATGCTGGAAATAGCATGACGACGAGGATGTTTGACCGTGATTGGATGATGTTGATGGAAACAGGATCTAGTAGTGTTCCTCGTTGGGTGGACAGAACACCCATAACCCTGCAACTATTTCCCCTCCAGGCAACCGATATCAAGGGAGAAAGCAGCACTATTTCCAGTCCTGTATCTTCTTGCTAG
- the LOC116016893 gene encoding chitinase 2-like: MDSLKFLFTLLLLQSLSANSSNLFREYIGAEYKNVTFSDVPIHPKLDFHFLLSFAIDYTDDVSSPQPTNGLFSAFWDTGNLTPTRISSIKSQYRNVKVGMSLGGDSVGGKFVFFQPKSITSWVRNAIYSITNLVKEYNLDGVDIDYEHFNSDPETFAECIGRLLFYLKQNNVVSYTSIAPYDDDSVQPYYLALWKRYGHLIDYVNFQFYAYAKGTTVSQFIQYFETQTANYAGGTILVSFGTDDSGGLKPEKGFFQACSKLRSQGKLHGIFIWSADDSKKDNFLYEKQSQQFLVNNTI; this comes from the coding sequence ATGGACTCCTTAAAATTCCTCTTCACTCTCCTCCTTCTTCAATCACTGTCAGCAAATTCATCCAATCTTTTCAGAGAATACATCGGAGCAGAGTACAAGAATGTCACCTTCTCTGATGTGCCAATCCATCCAAAACTCGACTTTCATTTCCTCCTTTCCTTCGCCATTGATTACACAGATGATGTTTCATCTCCACAGCCCACCAACGGGTTGTTCAGCGCGTTCTGGGACACTGGAAACCTCACGCCCACCCGAATTTCTTCCATCAAATCCCAATACCGAAATGTCAAGGTCGGTATGAGCCTTGGCGGGGATTCTGTTGGGGGTAAATTCGTGTTCTTCCAACCTAAATCAATAACTTCTTGGGTCAGAAACGCAATATATTCAATTACTAACCTTGTGAAAGAGTATAACCTGGATGGAGTCGATATAGACTACGAACACTTCAACTCGGATCCTGAAACATTCGCGGAGTGCATTGGCAGATTGTTGTTCTACCTTAAACAGAACAACGTTGTTTCGTACACATCTATAGCGCCATACGATGATGACAGTGTGCAGCCTTATTACTTAGCACTCTGGAAGAGATATGGCCATCTAATCGACTATGTTAACTTCCAGTTTTATGCCTATGCCAAGGGCACAACGGTTTCTCAGTTCATACAGTATTTTGAAACCCAGACCGCTAACTATGCAGGAGGAACAATTCTCGTGAGTTTTGGCACTGATGATAGTGGTGGTTTAAAACCCGAAAAAGGGTTTTTTCAGGCCTGCAGCAAGTTAAGGAGCCAGGGGAAACTTCATGGGATCTTTATTTGGTCTGCAGATGATTCCAAGAAGGATAATTTCCTTTATGAAAAACAGTCACAACAGTTTCTTGTCAATAATACAATTTGA
- the LOC116016892 gene encoding BTB/POZ domain-containing protein At5g60050, producing MASDTKLKNNQVVSTMIKQGFISDPFFSSPSPPTSHHHLPAAKLAVSPPPAYIPASPPPAPPSPNPSPSLFEMMSKEQSRNFGQSPGPEARHRVQERISRVLAHAPFQSPSRADGNFVDGSGGGGDVKLTIAARDGWPKVSMDVHRRVLAGRSRFFAEKLRRDGSHSVEILDCDDVEVYVETVVLMYCEDLKKKLIGEGVSKVLGLLKVSSAIMFDEGIMACLEYLEAAPWSSDEEERVITLLSQLHLPDSATDLLHRVLPEPSTSSSGTDDVLLRLLSSVLQAKDDRARKEMKTVISRLLREDTISSNSLDVSRDMLYNLCNRCLSSLLVCVSEAMCVDESGKDRGVIMGEIAREADNVQWIVDILIDRKMGDEFVDLWADQKELASLHSKIPTMYRHEISRVTAQLCVAIGRGHLLVPKDARYSLLSTWLEALYEDFGWMRRACRSIDKKLIEDGLSQTILTLPLPQQQAIMLNWFDRFLNKGDDCPNIQKAFQVWWRRAFIKQYVAESQLQIALCDYTS from the exons ATGGCGTCTGATACCAAGTTAAAGAACAATCAAGTAGTTTCTACTATGATCAAGCAAGGCTTCATTTCCGAccctttcttttcttctccttctcctcctACTTCCCATCATCATCTTCCGGCCGCTAAACTCGCCGTTTCTCCGCCGCCGGCGTACATCCCTGCTTCGCCTCCGCCGGCTCCGCCCAGCCCGAACCCGAGCCCGAGCCTCTTCGAGATGATGTCCAAGGAGCAGTCTCGAAACTTCGGGCAATCCCCCGGGCCCGAGGCCCGGCACCGAGTCCAGGAGCGAATCTCCCGGGTTTTGGCCCATGCACCGTTCCAAAGCCCGAGCCGGGCCGATGGCAATTTCGTTGATGGTTCTGGGGGTGGTGGTGATGTTAAGCTGACGATTGCGGCGCGTGATGGGTGGCCAAAGGTTTCTATGGACGTTCATCGGAGGGTGCTGGCCGGCCGGAGCAGATTCTTCGCGGAGAAGCTCCGGCGGGATGGGTCCCACTCGGTGGAGATCCTGGATTGCGATGACGTGGAGGTGTATGTGGAGACTGTGGTGCTTATGTATTGTGAGGatttgaagaagaaattgattGGTGAGGGTGTTTCTAAGGTCTTAGGGCTCCTAAAG GTATCTTCAGCTATCATGTTTGATGAGGGAATAATGGCTTGTTTGGAGTATCTGGAGGCAGCTCCATGGTCTTCAGACGAAGAGGAGAGAGTAATAACTCTTCtgagtcaacttcatcttcccGATTCAGCAACCGATTTGCTTCATAGAGTATTGCCAGAGCCTTCAACGTCTTCTTCGGGAACTGATGACGTCTTGCTGAGATTGCTAAGCAGTGTTTTACAGGCCAAGGATGACAGAGCCCGTAAAGAGATGAAAACTGTAATTTCTCGGTTGCTTAGAGAAGATACTATCTCTAGCAATAGCCTCGATGTTTCGAGGGACATGCTCTATAATCTTTGTAATAGGTGTCTTAGTTCTCTATTAGTCTGTGTGTCCGAGGCAATGTGTGTGGATGAAAGTGGGAAGGATCGGGGAGTCATAATGGGCGAGATAGCTCGCGAGGCAGATAATGTTCAGTGGATCGTTGATATCCTGATTGACAGGAAGATGGGGGATGAATTCGTGGACTTATGGGCGGACCAAAAGGAGCTTGCTAGTCTTCATTCCAAAATTCCCACCATGTACAGACACGAAATCAGCAGGGTCACAGCACAGCTCTGCGTGGCAATTGGTCGAGGGCATTTATTGGTGCCAAAAGACGCACGGTACTCTTTGTTATCGACCTGGCTGGAAGCGCTCTATGAGGATTTCGGGTGGATGAGGAGAGCGTGTAGATCGATCGATAAGAAGCTGATCGAGGACGGATTGAGCCAGACGATTCTGACCCTACCGTTGCCTCAACAACAAGCGATCATGCTTAATTGGTTCGACCGGTTTCTTAACAAGGGCGACGATTGCCCCAACATTCAGAAAGCATTTCAAGTCTGGTGGAGACGGGCTTTCATTAAGCAGTATGTGGCCGAGTCTCAGCTACAGATAGCTCTCTGTGATTACACAAGTTGA